The following are encoded together in the Capsulimonas corticalis genome:
- a CDS encoding glycoside hydrolase family 127 protein, whose amino-acid sequence MNATTAITSSPIIPAPIPLTARPLPLTDVRLTGGPLKHAQDLTAQYLLELEPDRMMAYFRVRAGLAPKALGYEGWDGEGRNLTGHIAGHYLSAVSLMFAATGDARFKERADALVREMSDVQAANGDGYLGALADGKERFQEISRGDIRSGGFDLNGLWAPWYVLHKTYAGLRDAYRWTGNSLALELEVRFAEWAEAILSGLDEAQVQKMLKTEFGGMNEVFVDLYADTGDARWLALADRFEHHDVTDPFARRENALPGLHGNTQIPKLIGTLSRYLQTGREQDGVAARFFWDAVVEHHTFATGGHGKDEYFGPPNELSERVDGRTDESCNVYNMLKMTRTLFALDPDIKYAEFQERALFNHVLGSIDPEDGRMCYMVPVGRGAEREYQDKFHDFTCCVGSGMESHALHGDGIYYTTGDKLWINLYAPSTADWKSAGVRLTMETTLPEGDNATLTLEMDAPRRLKLALRRPSWAGAGFDVSVNSAGVADLPPPGGYVQIEREWTGGDTVTLLLPKTLRAEPLPDNPNRVAFLWGPLVLAGDLGPEQPKTPVSAPVFIAAGVPLMEWLKPVGDHPGHFRSERVGRDSDNAACEVQVDFVPFFRLHRRAYSAYWDLYTPEGWGAQSVEVAAAQEKKRRLEAVTVAYAQLGEMQPERDCNLQEEGTASDRILGRPGRRGKGWFSLDLAVDPASSLSLIATYQTLEFQPRTFEILVDGQRIGEHAIERSRPGSANGAFHDVAYAIPDELAAGKERVTVRFQSAQGNEIGGVFGVRIVRRSSSAS is encoded by the coding sequence ATGAACGCAACCACGGCTATCACGTCTTCTCCCATTATCCCGGCGCCGATTCCCTTGACCGCGCGGCCTCTGCCGCTGACGGATGTGCGGCTGACCGGCGGTCCGCTGAAGCATGCTCAGGATCTCACCGCGCAGTATCTTCTGGAGTTAGAACCCGACCGAATGATGGCGTACTTTCGCGTGCGCGCCGGCCTCGCGCCGAAGGCGCTGGGATATGAGGGATGGGATGGGGAGGGGCGTAACCTGACCGGGCATATCGCCGGACATTATCTCTCCGCCGTCAGCCTGATGTTCGCCGCGACGGGGGACGCGCGTTTCAAAGAACGCGCCGACGCGCTTGTTCGCGAGATGAGCGATGTGCAGGCGGCGAACGGCGATGGGTATCTTGGCGCGCTCGCCGATGGGAAAGAGCGTTTTCAGGAGATTTCGCGCGGGGATATTCGGTCCGGAGGCTTTGACCTTAACGGTCTCTGGGCGCCCTGGTACGTGCTGCATAAAACATACGCCGGACTGCGCGATGCGTATCGATGGACGGGCAACTCTCTGGCGCTGGAGCTGGAAGTTCGCTTCGCGGAGTGGGCGGAGGCGATCCTTTCGGGTCTCGATGAAGCCCAGGTTCAGAAGATGCTGAAGACGGAGTTTGGCGGAATGAACGAGGTCTTCGTCGACCTTTACGCCGATACGGGAGACGCGCGCTGGCTGGCGCTTGCCGACCGATTTGAGCATCATGACGTAACCGATCCATTTGCGCGCCGGGAAAACGCTCTCCCGGGCCTGCACGGCAATACGCAGATCCCCAAGCTGATCGGGACTTTGTCGCGTTATCTCCAAACCGGCCGGGAGCAGGACGGCGTCGCCGCCCGGTTCTTCTGGGACGCCGTCGTAGAGCATCACACCTTCGCCACGGGAGGGCATGGCAAGGATGAGTACTTCGGTCCCCCCAATGAGCTCAGCGAACGCGTGGATGGCCGCACGGACGAGAGCTGCAACGTCTATAATATGCTCAAGATGACCCGGACGCTGTTCGCGCTGGATCCGGACATCAAGTACGCCGAGTTCCAGGAGCGCGCGCTGTTCAACCATGTGCTGGGGTCGATCGATCCCGAGGACGGGCGCATGTGCTACATGGTTCCGGTTGGGCGCGGCGCCGAGCGCGAATATCAGGACAAATTTCACGACTTCACTTGCTGCGTGGGCAGCGGCATGGAGAGCCACGCGCTGCATGGCGATGGAATTTATTACACGACCGGCGATAAGCTCTGGATCAACCTTTACGCGCCTTCGACTGCCGACTGGAAATCCGCCGGCGTTCGTTTGACGATGGAAACGACTCTGCCGGAAGGCGACAACGCGACGCTCACATTAGAGATGGACGCGCCCCGCCGGCTGAAATTAGCCCTGCGTCGCCCATCATGGGCGGGCGCTGGGTTTGACGTGAGCGTCAACAGCGCAGGCGTCGCCGATCTCCCGCCGCCGGGCGGGTATGTCCAGATCGAACGCGAGTGGACGGGCGGCGACACAGTGACTCTGTTGCTCCCGAAGACGCTTCGCGCGGAGCCGCTGCCGGACAATCCCAATCGCGTCGCATTCTTATGGGGACCGCTCGTTCTGGCCGGCGACCTGGGGCCGGAGCAGCCGAAAACGCCGGTCAGCGCGCCTGTCTTTATCGCCGCCGGCGTTCCGCTCATGGAGTGGCTGAAACCCGTGGGCGATCACCCCGGTCACTTCCGCAGCGAGCGCGTCGGCCGCGATAGCGATAACGCCGCCTGCGAGGTCCAGGTCGATTTCGTTCCCTTCTTCCGGCTGCACCGGCGCGCTTATTCTGCTTACTGGGATCTGTATACACCCGAAGGATGGGGCGCCCAGTCCGTGGAAGTTGCCGCTGCGCAGGAAAAGAAGCGACGATTGGAGGCGGTGACCGTCGCCTATGCCCAGCTCGGTGAGATGCAGCCCGAGCGCGACTGCAATTTGCAGGAGGAGGGTACAGCGTCGGATCGAATACTCGGCCGCCCCGGCCGCCGGGGCAAAGGCTGGTTTTCCCTGGACCTTGCCGTGGATCCCGCATCTTCGCTGTCGTTAATCGCGACCTATCAAACGCTGGAGTTTCAGCCGCGAACGTTCGAGATCCTGGTGGACGGGCAGCGCATCGGAGAACACGCAATCGAGCGCAGCCGCCCGGGAAGCGCAAACGGCGCGTTCCATGATGTCGCGTATGCGATTCCCGACGAGTTGGCGGCTGGGAAAGAACGGGTCACGGTTCGATTTCAAAGCGCGCAAGGCAATGAGATCGGGGGCGTGTTTGGCGTGCGGATAGTGCGGCGCAGTTCCAGCGCCTCTTAA